One genomic segment of Salarias fasciatus chromosome 8, fSalaFa1.1, whole genome shotgun sequence includes these proteins:
- the tex47 gene encoding testis-expressed protein 47, producing the protein MSLFHVAHGRMREKTVLQRLIMAARLPGEAADRTELGAHYENLIFQLSKQQVGAHVTGLLLIYPSCLLQVVESTREILMSVLRDVTELQQQKDSVLLDVKVVFVAHNPPERLFQQWSFKVLDAGQVVGDAAVKRPEEDEDSTETLVCGVLSALQKLSAELEISQKPLPGSVLDQSPELAVPQQILEKLLDRDQLQSPRQHLDMYASPPHISL; encoded by the exons ATGTCGCTGTTTCACGTGGCTCACGGCAGAATGAGAGAG AAGACGGTCCTGCAGCGGCTCATCATGGCCGCTCGGCTCCCCGGCgaagctgctgacaggacagagCTGGGAG CTCATTATGAAAACCTCATCTTCCAGTTGAGCAAACAGCAGGTTGGGGCCCACGTCacaggcctgctgctgatttatccctcctgcctgctgcaggtTGTCGAA TCGACCAGGGAAATCCTCATGTCTGTTCTGAGAGACGTCACAGAGCTGCAACAGCAAAAAGACAG CGTCCTGCTGGACGTGAAGGTCGTCTTCGTGGCCCATAACCCTCCGGAGCGGCTGTTCCAGCAGTGGAGCTTCAAG GTGTTGGATGCTGGTCAGGTGGTGGGAGACGCCGCGGTGAAGAGAcccgaggaggacgaggacagcACGGAGACTCTGGTTTGCGGCGTCCTGTCGGCGTTGCAGAAGCTGAGCGCGGAGCTTGAGATTTCCCAGAAG CCTCTGCCCGGCTCGGTGCTGGACCAGAGCCCGGAGCTGGCCGTCCCTCAGCAGATCCTGGAGAAGCTTCTGGATCGAGACCAACTCCAGAGTCCACGGCAACATCTGGACATGTACGCCTCGCCGCCGCACATCAGCCTGTAG